One genomic region from Xenopus laevis strain J_2021 chromosome 2L, Xenopus_laevis_v10.1, whole genome shotgun sequence encodes:
- the LOC108707689 gene encoding protein kinase C delta type isoform X2 translates to MAKSCPFLCHLHAAFQSEVQVFFVLEYACGGTLNNIISKNGRLPTETIHDLKPDNILVDRGGHIKICDFGISAEGLFDKKLICGLGGTPGYRAPEVLLLEWYNAGADWWSLGVTIYEMATAKQPFSPSISVVKEFISIKTPEYPSHMSQELQDLLSKLLEKDKKQRLGVNGNIREHPFFASINWENLEKKKVKTPFQPKMPFASEFSVISPGLSADAFKRERVEELSYVDPTWHWQE, encoded by the exons ATGGCCAAAAGTTGCCCCTTTCTATGTCATTTACATGCAGCCTTCCAATCAGAG GTGCAAGTCTTCTTTGTGCTGGAATATGCCTGCGGGGGAACATTAAACAACATCATTTCAAAGAATGGAAGACTACCAACTGAAACAATCCA TGATCTGAAGCCTGATAACATCTTGGTGGATAGGGGTGGACACATTAAAATCTGCGACTTCGGCATTTCTGCTGAAGGACTGTTCGACAAGAAGCTCATCTGCGGATTGGGTGGAACCCCTGGCTACCGGGCCCCGGAG GTTTTATTACTGGAATGGTATAATGCAGGGGCTGACTGGTGGTCATTAGGTGTGACCATCTATGAAATGGCTACAGCTAAACAACCATTTAGCCCATCAATCAGTGTTGTGAAGGAGTTTATCTCAATCAAGACTCCTGAATATCCAAGTCACATGAGCCAGGAACTGCAGGACCTCCTGTCAAAG ctTCTGGAGAAGGACAAGAAGCAACGCTTAGGAGTGAATGGCAACATCAGGGAGCACCCATTCTTTGCTTCAATCAATTGGGAAAATCTGGAAAAGAAAAAGGTGAAGACACCTTTTCAGCCAAAAATG CCATTCGCAAGTGAGTTTAGTGTGATTTCACCAGGATTGTCCGCTGATGCCTTCAAGAGAGAGAGGGTAGAAGAACTTTCCTATGTGGACCCCACCTGGCATTGGCAGGAGTAA
- the LOC108707689 gene encoding protein kinase C delta type isoform X1, whose protein sequence is MAKSCPFLCHLHAAFQSEVQVFFVLEYACGGTLNNIISKNGRLPTETIQFYTAEIIIGLQFLHSNGVVHCDLKPDNILVDRGGHIKICDFGISAEGLFDKKLICGLGGTPGYRAPEVLLLEWYNAGADWWSLGVTIYEMATAKQPFSPSISVVKEFISIKTPEYPSHMSQELQDLLSKLLEKDKKQRLGVNGNIREHPFFASINWENLEKKKVKTPFQPKMPFASEFSVISPGLSADAFKRERVEELSYVDPTWHWQE, encoded by the exons ATGGCCAAAAGTTGCCCCTTTCTATGTCATTTACATGCAGCCTTCCAATCAGAG GTGCAAGTCTTCTTTGTGCTGGAATATGCCTGCGGGGGAACATTAAACAACATCATTTCAAAGAATGGAAGACTACCAACTGAAACAATCCA GTTCTACACTGCAGAGATTATTATTGGCCTCCAGTTTCTGCACTCGAACGGCGTCGTTCATTG TGATCTGAAGCCTGATAACATCTTGGTGGATAGGGGTGGACACATTAAAATCTGCGACTTCGGCATTTCTGCTGAAGGACTGTTCGACAAGAAGCTCATCTGCGGATTGGGTGGAACCCCTGGCTACCGGGCCCCGGAG GTTTTATTACTGGAATGGTATAATGCAGGGGCTGACTGGTGGTCATTAGGTGTGACCATCTATGAAATGGCTACAGCTAAACAACCATTTAGCCCATCAATCAGTGTTGTGAAGGAGTTTATCTCAATCAAGACTCCTGAATATCCAAGTCACATGAGCCAGGAACTGCAGGACCTCCTGTCAAAG ctTCTGGAGAAGGACAAGAAGCAACGCTTAGGAGTGAATGGCAACATCAGGGAGCACCCATTCTTTGCTTCAATCAATTGGGAAAATCTGGAAAAGAAAAAGGTGAAGACACCTTTTCAGCCAAAAATG CCATTCGCAAGTGAGTTTAGTGTGATTTCACCAGGATTGTCCGCTGATGCCTTCAAGAGAGAGAGGGTAGAAGAACTTTCCTATGTGGACCCCACCTGGCATTGGCAGGAGTAA